One genomic window of Halorhabdus sp. CBA1104 includes the following:
- a CDS encoding ABC transporter permease subunit: MSLLAVARRDFLDVRRAKLVWAPVALYTAFMLLFFWGQSTSADPDFYPIIWGLVGLGGVLLVPLIALVAAYLSIAGERESGRIKFTLGVPVSRTAVIGGKLLARGAVVLLGLAVSLALVVPIAMVFVPEMTIEYGDYLVFAAMTLAYALAYVSVAVGISAVTASRSRAMAAGIGFFFVFNIGWNFLPVNPMQMIEFVLDQFGMTAPEEVLELVFSLSPTGAYLNATKLYMPNRFLEGVGNVVLSDPPFYIQGWFMVVILAAWIVVPLVLANWRFSRAQLG; encoded by the coding sequence ATGAGTCTCCTCGCCGTCGCGCGACGGGACTTCCTTGACGTCCGACGGGCCAAACTCGTCTGGGCCCCGGTCGCGCTGTACACCGCGTTCATGCTGCTGTTCTTCTGGGGCCAGAGTACCTCCGCTGACCCGGACTTTTATCCGATTATCTGGGGCCTCGTCGGTCTCGGTGGCGTCCTGCTCGTGCCATTGATCGCGCTGGTCGCCGCGTACCTCTCGATCGCTGGGGAACGGGAGTCCGGGCGGATCAAGTTCACGCTCGGCGTTCCCGTCAGTCGGACGGCGGTCATCGGGGGGAAGCTGCTGGCCCGTGGGGCCGTCGTCTTGCTCGGGCTCGCTGTCTCGCTGGCGCTGGTCGTGCCGATCGCGATGGTCTTCGTTCCCGAGATGACGATCGAATACGGCGATTATCTGGTCTTTGCAGCCATGACACTCGCGTACGCGCTGGCGTACGTCTCGGTGGCCGTCGGAATCTCGGCGGTCACGGCCAGTCGATCGCGGGCGATGGCCGCCGGGATCGGGTTCTTCTTCGTGTTCAACATCGGCTGGAACTTCCTCCCGGTCAACCCGATGCAGATGATCGAGTTCGTCCTCGATCAGTTCGGGATGACGGCACCCGAGGAAGTGCTCGAACTGGTCTTCAGCCTCAGCCCGACCGGGGCCTACCTGAACGCGACCAAGCTCTACATGCCAAACCGGTTCCTCGAAGGGGTCGGCAACGTCGTACTCAGTGACCCGCCGTTTTACATCCAGGGCTGGTTCATGGTCGTCATTCTGGCCGCCTGGATCGTCGTCCCCCTCGTACTGGCCAACTGGCGGTTTTCGAGGGCTCAGCTCGGGTAG
- a CDS encoding NAD-dependent epimerase/dehydratase family protein translates to MDDVLVIGGTRFIGRHTVTEFLDHDYDVTLFNRGSHANPFEGDDRVRHVQGDRTDDDALEAAREQIDPDVVIDCVAYHPRDVRVATDVFADAKAYVYVSSGSAYGQERVPKREAETPLSPCTDEQATDDSARTYGNRKAEGDRAVFAAAEDGVRALSVRPTVVYGPYDYTERFDYWLHRVDSYDRVAVPGDGLSLWQFAYVEDVASALRIVAERGEAGEAYNVGDRHAPTLGQWVELIADAMDRNARPVGVSGNELAAGMVAPEDFPLYRDQPHLLSTAKLQALGWESTPHEQALAATVAEHRESDRTGQAEGPDRESIEMVIGSR, encoded by the coding sequence ATGGACGACGTACTCGTCATCGGTGGCACGCGATTTATCGGCCGCCATACCGTCACGGAATTTCTCGATCACGATTACGACGTGACGCTGTTCAACCGGGGGAGCCACGCGAACCCCTTCGAGGGGGACGATCGCGTCAGGCACGTCCAGGGCGATCGGACCGACGACGACGCCCTCGAAGCCGCCCGAGAACAGATCGATCCCGACGTCGTCATCGACTGCGTGGCCTACCACCCGCGAGACGTCCGCGTCGCGACCGACGTCTTCGCCGACGCCAAAGCCTACGTCTACGTCTCCAGTGGGTCGGCCTACGGCCAAGAGCGGGTCCCGAAACGGGAAGCCGAGACGCCCCTTTCGCCGTGTACCGACGAGCAGGCGACCGACGACTCCGCACGCACCTACGGCAACCGCAAAGCCGAGGGCGACCGTGCGGTTTTCGCTGCCGCCGAGGATGGCGTCAGGGCACTGAGCGTCCGCCCGACGGTCGTCTACGGGCCGTACGATTATACCGAGCGATTCGACTACTGGTTGCATCGCGTCGATTCCTACGATCGGGTCGCCGTGCCGGGCGATGGCCTCAGTCTCTGGCAGTTCGCCTACGTCGAGGACGTCGCAAGCGCACTCCGGATCGTCGCCGAACGCGGCGAGGCGGGCGAGGCTTACAACGTCGGTGATCGCCACGCTCCGACGCTGGGTCAGTGGGTCGAGTTGATCGCCGATGCGATGGACCGCAACGCCCGCCCGGTCGGCGTGAGCGGGAACGAACTCGCCGCGGGAATGGTCGCCCCCGAGGACTTCCCACTGTATCGCGACCAGCCACATCTGCTCTCGACGGCAAAACTTCAGGCTCTGGGGTGGGAGTCGACGCCACACGAGCAGGCGCTTGCGGCGACCGTCGCCGAGCACCGCGAGAGCGATCGAACGGGACAGGCCGAGGGTCCGGATCGCGAATCCATCGAGATGGTCATCGGCTCTCGATGA
- the purH gene encoding bifunctional phosphoribosylaminoimidazolecarboxamide formyltransferase/IMP cyclohydrolase, translated as MKLAGMASNRGRNLLNIADCAPGGAEFAVILTNDADAPVLEEAADRGIPTEVVEQGEDESRADHEQRVLDALADYEFDLVALDGYMRILSETFLEGAPTTLNVHPALLPAFKGMSPHEDVLDAGVKTTGCTVHVVDDSVDDGPIVTQEPVPVHEGDSVDDLKNRVLYEAEFKAYPRVIEWFAEDRVEIDWDAGTVAVEGDDGGAYPTRRLDSDDRVRQLRYGENPHQNAALYADRTCDEASVVHAPQRNEGAKGMGYNNYNDADAALNIVKEFDEPACAVIKHTNPAGCAVADSISQAYADALSTDPKSAFGGIVALNRECDAATAEQIIDSFKEVVVAPGYTDDALDVLFEKDNLRVLDVTEQFDPTEALTEKPIVGGRLVQDRDLQTVTADDLEVVTEREPTDEQIESLRFAWQTIKHVKSNAILFAKGTETVGVGAGQVSRVDAVEIAKMKADSDAEGKDAEGAVMASDAFFPFPDGIEAAAEAGIEAIIQPGGSVNDDDVIAKADELDMAMVFTGSRAFRHD; from the coding sequence ATGAAGCTCGCCGGAATGGCCTCGAACAGGGGGCGCAACCTGCTGAATATCGCCGACTGCGCGCCGGGTGGAGCGGAGTTCGCCGTCATCCTGACCAACGATGCCGACGCGCCGGTCCTGGAGGAAGCCGCCGACCGTGGTATCCCGACCGAAGTCGTCGAACAGGGCGAGGACGAAAGTCGGGCGGACCACGAACAGCGCGTTCTGGATGCGCTGGCCGACTACGAGTTCGATCTCGTGGCCCTGGACGGCTACATGCGCATCCTCAGCGAGACATTCCTTGAGGGCGCGCCGACGACGTTGAACGTCCACCCCGCACTCTTGCCGGCATTCAAGGGCATGAGTCCCCACGAGGACGTCCTCGATGCGGGCGTCAAGACGACCGGCTGTACCGTCCACGTCGTGGACGATTCTGTCGACGATGGCCCAATCGTCACCCAGGAACCCGTGCCCGTCCACGAGGGCGACTCCGTCGACGATCTCAAGAACCGAGTCCTCTATGAGGCCGAGTTCAAAGCCTATCCGCGCGTGATCGAGTGGTTCGCCGAGGATCGCGTCGAGATCGACTGGGATGCAGGCACGGTCGCCGTCGAGGGCGACGACGGCGGGGCCTATCCCACACGGCGGCTCGATAGCGACGACCGCGTCCGTCAGCTCCGGTACGGCGAGAACCCCCACCAGAACGCCGCCCTCTACGCTGATCGCACCTGCGACGAGGCCAGTGTCGTCCACGCCCCCCAGCGCAACGAGGGCGCCAAGGGCATGGGCTATAACAACTACAACGACGCCGACGCCGCGCTGAACATCGTCAAGGAGTTCGACGAGCCGGCCTGTGCGGTCATCAAACACACCAACCCGGCGGGTTGTGCGGTCGCCGACTCGATCAGCCAAGCCTACGCCGACGCCCTTTCGACCGACCCCAAGAGCGCCTTTGGCGGGATCGTCGCCCTGAATCGGGAGTGTGACGCGGCGACGGCCGAGCAGATCATCGACTCGTTCAAGGAAGTCGTCGTCGCGCCTGGCTACACTGACGATGCACTGGACGTTCTCTTCGAGAAGGACAACCTCCGAGTCCTGGACGTCACAGAGCAGTTCGACCCCACCGAAGCCCTGACCGAGAAGCCGATCGTGGGCGGGCGGCTCGTCCAGGATCGGGACCTGCAGACGGTCACCGCGGACGATCTGGAGGTTGTCACCGAGCGCGAGCCGACCGACGAGCAGATCGAGTCGCTCCGCTTTGCCTGGCAGACCATCAAACACGTCAAATCGAACGCGATCCTCTTCGCGAAAGGCACCGAGACAGTCGGCGTCGGCGCGGGCCAGGTCTCGCGGGTCGATGCGGTCGAAATCGCGAAGATGAAAGCCGACAGCGACGCCGAAGGCAAGGACGCCGAGGGTGCCGTGATGGCCTCCGATGCCTTCTTCCCGTTCCCGGACGGGATCGAGGCGGCCGCCGAGGCAGGTATCGAGGCGATCATCCAACCCGGCGGGAGCGTCAACGACGACGACGTGATCGCGAAAGCCGACGAACTCGATATGGCAATGGTGTTTACGGGATCGCGCGCCTTCCGCCACGATTGA
- a CDS encoding NAD(P)-dependent glycerol-1-phosphate dehydrogenase produces MFEKSIWIRLPRNVLVGHDVLGRTAEAVEELHLSGRPLIVTGEIPNEVAGQTVRKQFEQRGHDPAVTIIEEASFEAVQRVIDAAEDAEADYLIGVGGGKPIDITKMAADELGTGFVSVPTAASHDGIVSGRASVPEDGTRHSVAANPPVAVVADTGILADAPWRLTTAGCADIISNYTAVKDWQLAQRLQNVTYSEYSGALSRMTAELLVDQAGSIKQGLEESAWVVLKALVSSGVAMSIAGSSRPASGAEHLFSHQLDRLVPDAALHGHQVGVGSIMVEYLHSGEHGEWRDIRDALVHIGAPTTAAELGIDDATVIEALTTAHEIRDRYTILGNGMSEPAAREAAEVTGVI; encoded by the coding sequence ATGTTCGAGAAGTCGATCTGGATTCGCCTGCCCCGGAACGTCCTCGTGGGTCACGACGTCCTCGGACGGACCGCAGAAGCTGTCGAGGAGCTTCACCTCTCCGGTCGGCCGCTGATCGTGACCGGCGAGATTCCCAACGAAGTCGCCGGTCAGACGGTCCGCAAACAGTTCGAACAGCGAGGTCACGACCCCGCAGTGACGATCATCGAGGAGGCGAGTTTCGAGGCCGTCCAGCGAGTCATCGACGCTGCCGAAGACGCCGAGGCCGATTACCTGATCGGCGTCGGCGGGGGCAAGCCGATCGACATCACGAAGATGGCTGCCGACGAACTCGGAACGGGCTTCGTTTCAGTGCCCACTGCAGCCAGCCACGATGGCATCGTCAGCGGCCGCGCCTCGGTTCCGGAAGATGGGACGCGCCACAGTGTCGCAGCGAATCCCCCAGTCGCTGTCGTGGCTGATACCGGTATTCTCGCGGATGCCCCCTGGCGTCTCACGACGGCCGGCTGTGCCGACATCATCTCTAATTACACGGCCGTCAAGGACTGGCAACTCGCCCAACGCCTCCAGAACGTAACCTATTCGGAGTACTCCGGTGCTCTCTCCCGGATGACTGCCGAGCTACTGGTCGATCAAGCCGGTTCGATCAAACAGGGTCTCGAAGAATCCGCCTGGGTGGTCCTCAAGGCCTTAGTCTCCTCAGGGGTTGCGATGTCCATCGCGGGTAGCTCCCGGCCGGCATCGGGGGCCGAACACCTGTTCTCTCACCAGCTTGACCGCCTCGTTCCAGACGCGGCCTTGCACGGCCATCAGGTCGGCGTCGGCTCGATCATGGTCGAATACCTCCACAGCGGCGAGCATGGAGAATGGCGGGACATTCGGGATGCACTGGTCCACATCGGTGCGCCGACGACTGCCGCAGAATTGGGTATCGACGACGCGACGGTCATCGAGGCGTTGACCACCGCCCACGAGATCCGTGACCGCTATACGATCCTCGGGAACGGGATGAGCGAGCCCGCTGCACGGGAAGCCGCCGAAGTGACCGGCGTTATCTGA
- a CDS encoding DUF6612 family protein encodes MESTETFHVDSNTTTETNANGRTQTQTVLLSGQLDRATEELQINQTVEARGATQKIGIYLIDGTLYQHGAAYTAQYGSEWVQSNQTTGVFSQIDSLSRQRSLLANATVTRNGTETVKGTETHVLEADVDIDSAQAALQAQLQQQVPGNTELNVSDVTQRLWVNPETNRPIKTVTEMDYTVRMAGQSINQSMQATMTFDYERSVSITLPDGAEDAVDIANQ; translated from the coding sequence ATGGAGTCGACCGAGACGTTCCACGTCGACTCCAATACGACGACGGAGACGAACGCCAACGGGAGGACCCAGACCCAGACGGTCTTGCTTTCGGGGCAGTTGGATCGAGCCACCGAAGAATTGCAGATTAACCAGACAGTAGAGGCGAGGGGGGCGACTCAAAAGATCGGTATCTACCTGATTGACGGAACTCTCTACCAGCACGGCGCCGCCTACACCGCTCAGTACGGTTCCGAGTGGGTCCAGAGCAATCAGACCACTGGCGTCTTTTCCCAAATTGACTCGCTGAGCCGTCAGCGATCCCTGCTCGCGAACGCGACAGTTACCCGGAACGGCACTGAAACGGTCAAGGGAACCGAAACACACGTACTTGAGGCTGATGTCGACATTGACTCGGCCCAGGCGGCGTTGCAAGCCCAACTCCAACAGCAAGTGCCCGGAAACACCGAACTAAACGTCAGTGACGTGACCCAGCGACTCTGGGTCAACCCGGAGACAAATCGACCGATCAAGACCGTCACAGAAATGGACTACACTGTGAGGATGGCCGGCCAGTCCATCAATCAGTCGATGCAGGCCACGATGACTTTCGACTACGAGCGTTCGGTCTCGATTACTCTACCAGACGGGGCTGAGGACGCAGTCGATATCGCCAATCAGTAG
- a CDS encoding glycosyltransferase family 4 protein, producing the protein MRVAFVSMTTTRHRDTEGTRRLERVAHQLADRGHDVTVYCAAWWDEYDDQRTIDGVTYHGVTVSPARTSFAARLPVLLARHRPDVIHVAPRPPAAVFGASTGGTLARASLIVEWYGDEGLADSRTVTQSLREAAAVITPSELVRTQVRERGIDDGRTEQIPNGIDLSLVQSVDPAEPVEVAFAHRLDESANVDSLLLALAELRDRDWSATIVGDGPLRDDYERQATDLRIDDRITFVGEVSREERVAIYRGAHTFVHTAYREYFATELLWALGAGSVGIVEYQANSSAHELIENHHRSFRVTDPQELADAIVESGSLERWSFDDSFASYDHAAVVDAYLDVYRDVIAAHGLF; encoded by the coding sequence ATGCGGGTCGCTTTCGTGTCGATGACGACGACCCGTCATCGGGACACCGAGGGAACACGTCGCCTCGAGCGCGTCGCTCACCAGCTGGCCGATCGCGGCCACGACGTCACCGTCTATTGTGCCGCCTGGTGGGACGAGTACGACGACCAGCGGACGATCGACGGCGTGACCTATCACGGGGTGACGGTCTCGCCGGCCCGGACGTCGTTTGCGGCCCGGCTCCCAGTATTGCTGGCTCGGCATCGCCCGGACGTGATCCACGTCGCCCCGCGCCCGCCAGCAGCGGTCTTCGGGGCCTCGACCGGTGGGACGCTCGCCCGTGCGTCGCTGATCGTCGAGTGGTACGGCGACGAGGGGCTGGCCGACTCACGGACCGTCACTCAGTCACTCCGGGAAGCGGCAGCGGTGATCACGCCATCGGAACTCGTCCGGACCCAGGTCCGTGAGCGCGGGATCGACGACGGCCGGACCGAACAGATCCCCAACGGGATCGACCTCTCGCTGGTGCAATCGGTCGACCCAGCCGAGCCAGTCGAAGTCGCCTTCGCCCATCGGCTCGACGAGAGTGCCAACGTCGACAGTCTCTTGTTGGCCTTAGCGGAGTTGCGCGACCGGGACTGGTCGGCAACGATCGTCGGCGACGGGCCGCTCCGGGACGACTACGAGCGCCAGGCCACAGACCTGCGGATCGACGACCGGATCACCTTCGTCGGGGAGGTCTCTCGGGAGGAACGCGTCGCGATCTATCGAGGAGCCCACACCTTCGTCCACACTGCTTACCGGGAGTACTTCGCCACCGAGTTGCTCTGGGCGCTTGGGGCCGGGTCCGTTGGCATCGTCGAGTACCAGGCCAACTCCAGCGCCCACGAACTCATCGAGAACCACCACCGCAGCTTCCGGGTGACCGACCCACAGGAACTGGCCGACGCGATCGTCGAGTCGGGGAGTCTCGAACGCTGGTCGTTCGACGACTCGTTTGCATCCTACGACCACGCGGCTGTCGTCGACGCGTATCTCGACGTCTACCGCGACGTCATCGCCGCACACGGCTTGTTTTGA
- the folP gene encoding dihydropteroate synthase — MPYHEAANFLFDLRRFSPRPGTEATRELLAHLGDPQESLTAVQIAGSNGKGSTARMLESILREAGLDVGLYTSPHLEDVRERITVNGRKISTAAISTFVEAVEPYVTEHAASGDAPTFFETMTALAVWEFSRRDVDVAILEVGIGGRHDATSVVDPVGSALTSVTLEHTDFLGETIPEIARDKAAVAPDDAALVTAATGEALATIETEVDDVCRVGRDDDAAITVEYDGREGLRSVVSLSGPDWSVETRLPLLGAHQAQNAGVAATLARQVADVTETALAAGLGRATWPGRFEVLGQEPLVVLDGAHNPGGCERVAETLEDFEYDDLHLVVGAMCEKDHRGMATALPAADQVTACEPAIDRAEDEAVLARAFSEQTDATVRTRSDVAGALDDAIEGADPDDAVLVVGSLYAVREARTRWTRSTIPKRVESLSAGAKTLEDAHVTEAGVRHMRGKAAHRVLKTRVQPRQAQSLKEALLAVGGECAISGLAEQEQERADVVMMGTLEQFQRLTARLADQPDGLGPLADQLRDTLGFGPADDTAEYPWSDGTAVMGILNVTPDSFHDGGEYNAVEDALARAEEMIEAGVDIVDVGGESTRPGAEPVAVETERDRVVPVIEALAERDVSVSVDTRKVDVAAAALEAGADILNDVSGLDDPGMAELAAEHDAPVVVMHSIDTPVDPDHEVHYDDVVEDVIDEVTERILQAERAGLDRSQILVDPGLGFGKTPAEDFEILDRLGELEALGCPILVGHSHKSMFGLVGRDADERYDPTVAGTAVATERGADVIRVHDPAAGVAAVDVVEAAADPDAFSE, encoded by the coding sequence ATGCCCTATCACGAAGCGGCGAACTTTCTTTTCGACCTTCGCCGGTTCTCGCCGCGGCCGGGGACCGAAGCGACTCGGGAGTTGCTCGCCCACCTGGGTGACCCCCAGGAGTCGCTGACTGCCGTCCAGATTGCTGGCTCGAACGGGAAAGGCTCTACTGCCCGGATGCTCGAATCGATCCTGCGCGAAGCTGGCCTCGACGTGGGGCTCTACACGTCGCCACACCTCGAAGACGTTCGTGAGCGGATCACGGTCAACGGACGAAAGATCTCGACGGCAGCGATCAGTACGTTCGTCGAAGCCGTCGAGCCGTACGTGACCGAACACGCGGCGTCCGGCGACGCACCGACGTTCTTCGAGACGATGACAGCCCTGGCGGTGTGGGAGTTTAGCCGCCGGGACGTCGACGTTGCCATCTTAGAGGTCGGTATCGGCGGGCGTCACGACGCCACCAGCGTCGTCGATCCCGTCGGGAGTGCCCTCACCAGCGTCACGCTCGAACACACTGACTTCTTGGGCGAGACCATTCCCGAGATCGCCCGGGACAAGGCCGCCGTCGCCCCGGACGATGCGGCCCTCGTGACGGCCGCCACCGGCGAGGCACTGGCGACGATCGAAACCGAAGTCGACGACGTGTGTCGCGTCGGCAGGGACGACGACGCAGCGATCACAGTCGAGTACGATGGTCGTGAGGGACTCCGAAGCGTCGTCTCCCTGTCGGGACCGGACTGGTCGGTCGAGACGCGTCTCCCACTGCTGGGTGCCCATCAGGCCCAAAACGCCGGTGTCGCCGCAACGCTCGCCCGCCAGGTTGCCGACGTGACAGAGACAGCGTTGGCCGCTGGGCTCGGCCGTGCCACCTGGCCCGGTCGCTTCGAAGTACTCGGCCAGGAACCGCTGGTCGTCCTCGACGGCGCACACAATCCCGGCGGGTGTGAACGCGTCGCTGAAACCCTCGAGGACTTCGAGTACGACGATCTGCACCTCGTCGTCGGCGCGATGTGTGAGAAAGACCACCGTGGAATGGCCACCGCGCTCCCAGCCGCCGATCAGGTGACGGCCTGTGAACCCGCGATCGATCGTGCGGAAGACGAGGCTGTCCTTGCGCGGGCCTTCAGTGAGCAGACAGACGCGACCGTCCGGACCCGGTCTGACGTGGCTGGAGCGCTCGACGACGCCATCGAGGGGGCCGACCCCGACGACGCCGTCCTCGTCGTCGGCTCGCTGTACGCCGTCAGGGAGGCACGGACTCGCTGGACGCGCTCGACGATCCCAAAGCGGGTCGAATCGCTTTCGGCAGGGGCAAAGACCCTCGAAGACGCCCATGTCACCGAGGCAGGCGTCCGTCACATGCGCGGGAAGGCAGCCCATCGAGTGCTCAAGACGCGGGTCCAGCCCCGACAGGCCCAGTCTCTCAAGGAAGCGCTACTGGCCGTGGGCGGGGAGTGTGCGATTTCCGGCCTGGCCGAGCAGGAGCAAGAGCGTGCAGACGTTGTGATGATGGGCACACTCGAACAGTTCCAGCGACTGACGGCGAGGCTGGCCGACCAGCCCGACGGGCTCGGGCCGCTTGCCGACCAGCTCCGGGACACGCTCGGGTTCGGCCCCGCGGACGACACCGCCGAGTATCCATGGAGTGACGGGACGGCAGTCATGGGGATTCTCAACGTCACGCCGGACAGCTTCCACGACGGCGGGGAGTACAACGCCGTCGAGGACGCACTGGCCCGCGCCGAGGAGATGATCGAGGCAGGCGTCGATATCGTCGACGTGGGCGGTGAGAGTACGCGTCCGGGGGCCGAGCCGGTCGCCGTCGAGACCGAGCGCGATCGCGTCGTCCCCGTGATCGAGGCGCTCGCCGAACGGGACGTGTCCGTCTCGGTCGATACCCGGAAAGTCGACGTCGCAGCGGCTGCCCTCGAAGCGGGGGCCGACATCCTCAACGACGTCTCCGGGCTGGACGATCCTGGCATGGCCGAGCTGGCTGCCGAACACGACGCGCCGGTGGTCGTGATGCACAGTATCGATACGCCGGTCGATCCGGACCACGAGGTCCATTACGACGACGTGGTCGAGGATGTGATCGACGAAGTGACCGAACGCATCCTCCAAGCCGAGAGGGCGGGTCTGGATCGATCCCAGATCCTCGTCGATCCCGGGCTCGGGTTCGGCAAGACGCCCGCCGAGGACTTCGAAATCCTCGATCGGCTGGGAGAACTCGAGGCCCTGGGCTGTCCGATCCTAGTCGGGCACTCTCATAAGTCGATGTTCGGCCTCGTCGGCCGGGACGCCGACGAGCGGTACGATCCGACAGTCGCTGGGACGGCCGTCGCAACCGAGCGTGGCGCGGACGTGATCCGTGTCCACGACCCAGCAGCCGGGGTTGCTGCCGTCGACGTCGTCGAGGCTGCGGCCGATCCCGACGCGTTTTCGGAGTGA
- a CDS encoding ABC transporter ATP-binding protein, which yields MTAIEIENLTKRYGSEPDAVQALDGLDLTVREGEVFGFLGPNGAGKSTTINILLHFIDATDGTATVFGHDVGEESMAVRSKTGVLPEGFEVFDRLTAREHLEWVMDAKGVEDDADAILETVGLSDAVDRQAGGFSKGMGQRLALGMALVGDPDLLILDEPSSGLDPTGMQDVRNIILDLAEQGTTVFFSSHILAEVEAVCDRVGILNQGELVALDTIEALQERDSGVETIEVTVETVPETEGIDEFDGVQRVNTDGDTVIAVCADTTAKVDVVRWLDERTTVTDIISEDTSLEELFHRYTGEDPTNEQPAKTPETPAEATGASQ from the coding sequence ATGACCGCCATCGAAATTGAAAATCTCACGAAACGGTATGGATCGGAACCCGATGCCGTCCAAGCACTGGACGGACTGGACCTCACCGTCCGGGAAGGCGAAGTGTTTGGCTTTCTCGGCCCGAACGGGGCTGGAAAGTCCACGACCATCAACATTCTGCTGCACTTCATCGATGCGACGGACGGAACGGCGACCGTCTTCGGCCACGACGTCGGCGAGGAGTCCATGGCCGTTCGATCGAAGACCGGCGTCCTGCCGGAGGGATTCGAGGTGTTCGACCGGCTCACGGCTCGGGAACATCTGGAGTGGGTGATGGACGCCAAGGGTGTCGAGGACGACGCCGACGCAATTCTCGAAACGGTCGGGCTCAGCGATGCTGTCGATCGGCAGGCCGGTGGCTTCTCGAAGGGCATGGGCCAGCGGCTGGCCCTCGGGATGGCACTGGTCGGCGATCCAGATTTGCTAATTCTGGACGAACCGTCCTCGGGGCTGGATCCGACGGGGATGCAAGACGTTCGGAATATCATCCTCGACCTCGCAGAGCAGGGGACGACCGTCTTCTTCTCGAGTCACATCCTCGCCGAAGTCGAGGCAGTCTGTGATCGCGTCGGCATCCTCAATCAGGGCGAACTCGTCGCTCTGGATACGATCGAAGCCCTCCAAGAGCGTGACAGCGGCGTCGAAACGATCGAAGTGACGGTCGAAACGGTCCCGGAGACGGAAGGGATAGACGAGTTCGACGGCGTACAGCGCGTCAACACCGATGGGGACACCGTGATCGCAGTCTGTGCGGACACGACAGCCAAAGTCGACGTCGTGCGCTGGCTGGACGAACGGACAACGGTGACGGACATCATCTCCGAGGACACGTCTCTGGAAGAACTCTTCCACCGGTATACCGGGGAGGATCCCACGAACGAGCAGCCAGCAAAGACGCCGGAGACGCCGGCCGAGGCCACGGGGGCAAGCCAATGA